A genomic segment from Kyrpidia tusciae DSM 2912 encodes:
- a CDS encoding histidine triad nucleotide-binding protein, whose protein sequence is MAADCIFCRIVRGESPARRVYENAHVVAFHDIAPQAPVHVLVIPRLHIASVLELGEEEVEILKGVHEAIRRVAEETGVATTGFRVVTNCGRDGHQTVFHLHYHILGGRRLGWPPG, encoded by the coding sequence ATGGCAGCTGATTGCATTTTTTGCCGCATTGTGCGCGGCGAATCCCCTGCACGCAGGGTATACGAAAACGCGCATGTTGTCGCCTTTCACGATATCGCCCCCCAGGCCCCGGTCCACGTCCTGGTGATTCCCCGCCTCCATATTGCATCAGTTTTGGAGCTCGGCGAGGAGGAGGTGGAGATCCTGAAAGGGGTCCACGAGGCGATCCGTCGGGTGGCGGAGGAGACGGGCGTGGCCACAACCGGATTTCGGGTGGTCACCAATTGCGGGCGGGACGGCCATCAAACGGTGTTTCATCTCCATTATCACATATTGGGCGGCCGGCGGCTCGGCTGGCCGCCGGGTTAA
- a CDS encoding CaiB/BaiF CoA transferase family protein: MDGTKPLAGLRIVDFSRLLPGPFGTWRLAQLGAEVLKVEDVRGGDPMRLFGPLYDAVNRGKQSVALDLREETGRRQALALIRAADVCIESYRPGVMKAMGLDEPSVRQLNPRLIYCSVTGYGQKGSWAELAGHDINYLSVTGVTAVTGVAVGDEEHLAVPGITVADYAGGVALVEAVLAALWRRERTGEGAYLDVAMQDMLLSFQAVNGALARAGLPTGPEKQELNGGVVCYHLYRAKDGWVSLGALEQKFWDRFCQGVGRPQWRDKSRSSASPDNPVYREMVELFRSRPRDEWATLGEQWDCCLMPVLTVPEVVERFSDHPAFRQGRGPALGEHSWPWVREALASAD, encoded by the coding sequence GTGGACGGGACAAAACCGTTAGCCGGATTAAGAATCGTTGATTTTTCTCGACTTCTCCCCGGCCCCTTTGGAACGTGGCGACTGGCACAACTCGGGGCCGAGGTCCTCAAGGTGGAGGATGTGCGGGGCGGCGATCCCATGCGGTTGTTCGGACCGCTCTACGATGCGGTCAATCGAGGGAAACAAAGCGTTGCCCTGGACCTCCGCGAGGAAACGGGCCGTCGCCAAGCCCTCGCCTTGATTCGGGCCGCGGACGTGTGCATCGAGAGTTATCGCCCGGGAGTGATGAAGGCGATGGGGCTGGACGAACCGTCTGTTCGGCAGCTCAATCCCCGGCTCATCTACTGTTCAGTGACCGGCTACGGGCAGAAAGGGTCCTGGGCTGAGCTGGCCGGCCATGACATTAACTACTTGTCCGTTACCGGTGTGACGGCGGTGACCGGCGTTGCCGTCGGCGATGAGGAGCATTTGGCAGTCCCGGGGATTACTGTGGCCGACTATGCCGGCGGGGTGGCGCTGGTGGAGGCGGTGCTCGCCGCCCTGTGGCGCCGGGAACGCACCGGGGAGGGGGCTTACCTCGACGTTGCGATGCAGGATATGCTTTTGTCCTTTCAAGCGGTGAATGGAGCCCTGGCCCGGGCGGGTTTGCCCACGGGTCCGGAGAAACAAGAGCTCAATGGCGGAGTGGTCTGCTACCATCTGTACCGGGCGAAGGATGGTTGGGTTTCCCTGGGTGCACTGGAACAAAAGTTTTGGGATCGATTCTGTCAAGGTGTGGGTCGGCCACAGTGGCGAGACAAAAGCCGGTCTTCCGCATCCCCGGATAATCCGGTGTACCGGGAGATGGTGGAATTATTTCGATCCCGGCCCCGGGATGAGTGGGCGACCCTGGGCGAACAGTGGGACTGCTGTTTGATGCCGGTTCTCACCGTTCCCGAGGTGGTCGAACGGTTTTCCGACCACCCCGCATTTCGCCAGGGCCGAGGTCCGGCTCTGGGAGAACACTCGTGGCCGTGGGTTCGAGAGGCCCTGGCGTCGGCAGACTGA
- a CDS encoding 2-isopropylmalate synthase, which yields MAHMRTIEVFDTTLRDGEQSPGINLSREEKLEIARQLGRLGVDVIEAGFAAASPGDFESVAEIAREVRGLTVCSLARSVQSDIDRAYEALRDAEDPRIHVFLATSDIHLQHKLRLTREQVLEQIDAAVRYAVKYMSNVEFSAEDAGRTDIDFLCQVAEVAIRAGAKVFNVPDTVGYLTPQEYAGKIRALRERVPGIAKIKLSSHCHDDLGMAVSNTLAGIEAGITQVEVTINGIGERAGNASLEEVVMALATRPDFYQAKTNIVLNQIYRTSRLVSKLTGFVVPPNKAIVGANAFAHESGIHQDGVLKEKLTYEIMKPETIGVAESKLVLGKHSGRHAFREKLTEMGYQLSDEEVNELFKRFKDLCDKKKTVTDDDIAALVDDSHTVERSDLYQLEYLHISAGNTAVPTATLRVRLADGTVVEEAAVGNGAVDAIYQAIDRVTGGATELVSYQIQSVTGGRDALGEVRVQVRQGEAVVSGRGVSTDVLEASAKAYLDAVNRLAAGQGRSAGAARVKAGV from the coding sequence GTGGCACACATGCGGACCATCGAGGTGTTCGACACCACGCTGCGGGACGGCGAACAATCCCCTGGAATTAACCTCAGCCGGGAAGAAAAATTGGAGATCGCGCGTCAGTTGGGCCGTCTGGGCGTGGATGTCATCGAAGCCGGATTCGCGGCGGCGTCGCCGGGCGATTTTGAGTCCGTGGCGGAAATTGCCCGGGAGGTGCGCGGGTTGACCGTGTGCAGTTTGGCCCGCAGTGTCCAGTCGGATATCGACAGGGCGTATGAGGCCCTGCGGGATGCCGAGGACCCGCGAATCCACGTCTTTCTGGCAACCTCGGACATCCATCTTCAGCACAAGCTGAGATTGACCCGGGAACAAGTTCTGGAACAGATCGACGCCGCCGTTCGCTATGCGGTCAAGTATATGAGCAACGTGGAATTCTCGGCTGAAGATGCGGGGAGGACGGACATCGACTTTCTCTGCCAAGTGGCCGAGGTGGCGATCCGAGCCGGGGCCAAGGTGTTCAATGTCCCGGACACGGTGGGTTATCTGACGCCCCAGGAGTATGCGGGAAAGATCCGGGCCTTGCGGGAGCGGGTGCCCGGGATTGCAAAGATCAAGCTGTCCAGCCATTGCCACGACGATCTGGGGATGGCGGTCTCGAACACCCTGGCGGGCATCGAGGCGGGAATCACCCAGGTGGAGGTCACGATCAACGGCATCGGGGAGCGGGCGGGCAACGCCTCTTTGGAAGAGGTGGTCATGGCATTGGCGACCCGGCCGGATTTCTACCAGGCGAAAACGAACATTGTGCTCAATCAGATCTACCGCACCAGCCGACTGGTGAGTAAACTCACAGGATTCGTGGTGCCGCCGAACAAAGCCATCGTCGGGGCGAATGCCTTCGCGCACGAATCCGGCATTCACCAGGACGGGGTACTGAAAGAGAAGCTGACTTACGAGATTATGAAACCTGAAACGATCGGGGTGGCGGAAAGCAAACTGGTGCTCGGCAAACACTCCGGGCGCCACGCCTTCCGGGAAAAGCTGACGGAGATGGGCTATCAGCTCTCCGATGAAGAGGTCAATGAGTTGTTTAAACGTTTCAAAGACCTGTGTGACAAAAAGAAAACGGTGACGGACGACGACATCGCCGCTTTGGTGGACGATAGTCATACCGTGGAACGCTCGGACCTCTATCAACTGGAGTACCTGCACATCTCCGCCGGCAACACCGCCGTTCCCACGGCGACGCTCCGGGTGCGGCTGGCGGACGGGACCGTGGTGGAAGAAGCCGCGGTGGGCAACGGCGCCGTGGACGCTATTTACCAAGCTATCGATCGGGTGACGGGGGGAGCGACTGAACTGGTGAGTTATCAGATTCAATCGGTCACCGGTGGCCGGGATGCCCTCGGCGAGGTGCGGGTCCAGGTGCGGCAGGGTGAAGCCGTGGTGAGCGGCCGGGGTGTGAGCACCGATGTATTGGAAGCCAGTGCGAAAGCCTACCTGGATGCTGTGAATCGGTTGGCAGCGGGGCAGGGGCGGTCTGCGGGTGCAGCCCGGGTGAAAGCGGGTGTCTGA
- a CDS encoding catechol 2,3-dioxygenase, producing the protein MGIMRLGRVEARVLDLEKSIDYYSNVIGLQLMARENGKAYFKAWDEEDHHSLILTEADHAGLVHLAFKVRYEHELDEFEKSLENYGVRVNRVSKGTRLAEGQAIRFELPTGHLVELYHEIERVGNGLKLNPDPYPENLKGIAPPQLDHLLITGEDVQGATDLLMKVFDFHMSERIVTLDGEQLLAVWLFRTNTPHDIAILKGPNGKLHHFAFTLGSWNDILHAADILGKNNVAFDVTPTRHGITRGTTIYFFDPSGNRNEVFSGGYIPCEDFTPVTWTEDQLARGIFYHMRELNERFSTALT; encoded by the coding sequence ATGGGTATCATGCGACTGGGAAGGGTAGAAGCCCGGGTGCTGGACCTGGAGAAAAGCATTGACTACTACTCCAATGTGATCGGGCTGCAACTGATGGCCCGGGAGAACGGCAAAGCGTATTTCAAAGCCTGGGATGAAGAGGATCATCACAGCCTGATCCTGACCGAGGCGGATCACGCCGGCTTGGTTCATCTTGCGTTCAAAGTGCGGTACGAACATGAGTTGGACGAGTTTGAAAAATCACTCGAAAACTACGGGGTCCGGGTGAACCGGGTGTCGAAGGGGACGAGGCTGGCCGAGGGACAAGCGATTCGCTTTGAACTGCCCACGGGGCACCTGGTGGAGTTGTATCACGAGATCGAACGGGTGGGCAATGGCCTGAAGCTGAATCCGGATCCGTATCCCGAGAATCTGAAAGGCATTGCGCCTCCCCAGTTGGACCACCTCCTCATCACCGGAGAGGATGTACAAGGGGCGACGGATCTGCTCATGAAAGTGTTTGATTTCCACATGAGCGAGAGGATTGTCACCCTCGACGGTGAGCAGCTGCTGGCGGTATGGTTGTTCAGGACCAACACCCCCCATGACATCGCCATTCTCAAAGGCCCGAACGGAAAGTTGCATCACTTTGCCTTCACATTGGGCAGCTGGAACGATATTTTGCATGCGGCGGACATTCTCGGGAAGAACAATGTGGCCTTCGACGTCACGCCGACCCGGCACGGAATCACCCGGGGCACGACGATCTACTTCTTCGACCCGTCCGGGAACCGCAACGAAGTGTTCAGCGGCGGCTACATCCCCTGCGAAGATTTCACGCCGGTGACGTGGACGGAGGATCAGTTGGCGAGAGGGATTTTCTATCACATGAGGGAACTGAATGAACGGTTCAGCACGGCGCTGACCTGA
- a CDS encoding RNA degradosome polyphosphate kinase, with the protein MTTPQDFENPAYYINRELSWLSFNERVLEEALDSGNPLFERLRFLAITSSNLDEFFMVRIAGLKEQIKTGSNVPDNKTKMSAMEQWNAALRRSRDFMRDQMHAWREVLVPLLQEAGISFIGAKQLNREQKAYVSDLFDRMIYPVLTPMAVDASRPFPMLLNRSLNLAVLIESEDPEKEPYLFAFVQVPSVLPRFIELPAEGGKRTYILLEEVIRMHLQDLFRGKHILSASPFRITRNADLTLNEDAAEDLLEEIEKELKKRKTADAVRIEVERDMHPYLREVLEEWEEVSPQEVFELEGPLDLTFLFRFVNQDGFEAFRFVDYPPILPTDLRGEQDIFEAIRKRDILLYHPYESFEPVVHFVRQAAQDPQVLAIKQTLYRVGGDSPIVAALAEAAENGKQVTVLVELRARFDEEKNIVWAKQLEKAGCHVIYGLVGLKTHAKMILVVRREKDRLRRYVHLGTGNYNENTARLYTDFGLFTANELIGEDVSSIFNQLSGYSSLPELHHLRVAPWGLEEAFVEQIEEVIAHSTPEQPGRILAKMNALTDKEMIQALYRASCAGVQIDLIIRGICCLRPGIPGVSENIRVHSIVGRFLEHGRAYCFRAGRREKVWISSADWMTRNLERRVETLFPVLNPRLKRRVIEILETQLADNVKRRQLLSDGTYVRITPGEAEEPLNSQERLYETALDTHRRNIYPRI; encoded by the coding sequence TTGACCACGCCTCAAGACTTTGAGAACCCGGCCTATTATATCAATCGAGAACTGAGTTGGTTGTCCTTTAACGAGCGAGTGTTGGAGGAAGCCCTGGACAGCGGCAACCCCTTGTTCGAACGCTTGAGGTTCCTGGCGATCACCAGCTCCAATCTGGATGAATTCTTTATGGTGCGCATCGCGGGGCTGAAGGAACAAATCAAGACGGGAAGCAACGTTCCCGACAACAAAACGAAGATGTCCGCCATGGAGCAGTGGAACGCGGCCCTGCGGCGCAGTCGGGACTTCATGCGCGACCAGATGCACGCCTGGCGGGAAGTGCTCGTCCCGTTGCTGCAAGAGGCGGGGATCTCCTTCATCGGGGCCAAACAGTTGAACCGGGAACAGAAAGCCTACGTCTCGGATCTTTTCGACCGAATGATTTACCCGGTGTTGACGCCCATGGCGGTGGACGCCAGCCGGCCGTTCCCGATGCTCCTCAACCGAAGCCTGAACCTGGCGGTGCTCATCGAATCGGAGGATCCGGAAAAAGAGCCCTATCTGTTTGCCTTTGTCCAGGTCCCCAGCGTATTGCCCCGGTTCATCGAGTTGCCGGCGGAAGGTGGCAAACGGACTTATATCCTGCTCGAAGAAGTGATTCGCATGCACCTGCAGGATCTGTTTCGGGGGAAGCACATCTTATCGGCGAGCCCTTTTCGCATCACTCGAAACGCCGATTTAACCCTTAACGAGGATGCGGCGGAAGATCTCCTCGAGGAGATCGAAAAAGAACTGAAGAAGCGCAAGACGGCAGATGCGGTTCGGATTGAAGTGGAGCGGGACATGCACCCGTACCTGCGGGAGGTGCTGGAAGAGTGGGAGGAGGTCAGCCCCCAGGAAGTATTTGAATTGGAGGGGCCTCTGGATTTGACCTTCCTGTTTCGGTTTGTCAACCAAGACGGGTTCGAAGCCTTCCGTTTTGTGGATTACCCCCCGATCCTCCCGACGGATCTCCGGGGGGAGCAGGATATCTTCGAGGCCATCCGCAAGCGGGATATCCTCCTGTATCACCCCTATGAATCCTTTGAACCCGTGGTGCATTTCGTGCGCCAGGCCGCTCAGGATCCCCAGGTTTTGGCCATCAAGCAAACCCTGTACCGGGTCGGAGGCGATTCCCCCATCGTGGCGGCCCTGGCCGAAGCGGCGGAAAACGGCAAGCAAGTCACCGTTTTGGTGGAACTCCGGGCGAGATTTGACGAAGAAAAAAATATCGTGTGGGCAAAACAATTGGAAAAGGCCGGCTGTCACGTCATCTACGGCCTGGTGGGACTGAAAACCCACGCCAAAATGATTCTGGTGGTGCGCCGGGAGAAAGACCGGCTCCGGCGCTATGTCCACCTCGGCACCGGGAATTACAATGAAAATACGGCTCGCCTGTACACCGACTTCGGCCTTTTCACCGCCAACGAACTGATCGGTGAAGATGTTTCTTCGATTTTCAATCAGCTCTCCGGCTATTCCTCCCTGCCCGAGCTGCATCACCTTCGAGTGGCGCCTTGGGGGCTGGAGGAGGCCTTTGTCGAGCAGATCGAAGAGGTGATCGCCCACTCCACCCCGGAACAGCCCGGACGCATTCTCGCAAAGATGAACGCATTGACGGATAAGGAAATGATTCAAGCGCTGTATCGGGCGTCCTGCGCCGGCGTTCAAATCGACCTGATCATTCGCGGCATTTGCTGCCTGAGGCCCGGGATACCCGGAGTGAGCGAAAACATCCGCGTCCACAGCATCGTCGGCCGCTTCTTGGAACACGGGCGGGCGTACTGTTTTCGCGCCGGGCGCCGGGAAAAGGTGTGGATATCCAGTGCCGATTGGATGACCCGCAATCTGGAACGCCGGGTGGAGACCTTGTTTCCGGTGCTCAATCCGAGGCTCAAGCGCCGGGTGATCGAAATTCTGGAGACCCAATTGGCCGACAACGTGAAGCGCCGTCAATTGTTGTCGGACGGCACCTACGTGCGCATAACCCCCGGGGAAGCGGAGGAACCCTTAAACAGCCAGGAACGGCTTTATGAAACAGCCCTGGACACCCATCGGCGGAATATCTACCCGCGAATTTGA
- a CDS encoding decaprenyl-phosphate phosphoribosyltransferase, whose amino-acid sequence MERGTHGRAISAAGSDLWTLMRPRQWMKNVFVLAPVFFAGKIGNWGSLWATVAATVAFCFMSSAVYVVNDFMDMDRDRAHPKKKHRPLASGRVSPGPAVVLAAALFVAAEWLGWVADTGAGVPTVLLIYGSMNLLYSTVLKHYAIVDVLIIALGFVLRVVAGAFAAEVPPSPWLLLTTFLLASVLGLCKRRAELAALEDQAAVHRANLGVYTVDLLNQLISISTAATIMTYAMYTFSGPQGPRAMVTVPFVVYGLFRYLYLVNQKNEGENPDQIVVRDPPFVINGLLWVGASFAVVYWPWL is encoded by the coding sequence GTGGAACGGGGTACGCACGGCCGGGCGATTTCGGCTGCGGGGAGCGACTTATGGACACTGATGCGCCCCCGTCAATGGATGAAAAACGTCTTTGTCTTGGCGCCGGTGTTTTTTGCCGGAAAGATCGGCAACTGGGGCTCCCTGTGGGCCACGGTGGCGGCCACGGTGGCATTCTGTTTCATGAGCAGTGCCGTCTACGTGGTCAACGATTTCATGGACATGGACAGGGATCGGGCTCACCCGAAAAAAAAGCACCGCCCTTTGGCGTCCGGCCGGGTGTCCCCGGGGCCGGCGGTGGTTTTGGCCGCCGCTCTATTTGTGGCGGCCGAGTGGTTGGGCTGGGTGGCGGACACGGGCGCAGGCGTGCCGACGGTGCTGCTGATCTACGGGTCGATGAATTTGCTGTATAGCACTGTCTTGAAACATTATGCCATCGTGGACGTGTTAATCATCGCCTTGGGGTTTGTCCTCCGGGTGGTGGCCGGGGCGTTTGCTGCTGAAGTGCCGCCGAGCCCGTGGCTTTTGCTGACAACCTTCCTGTTGGCCTCGGTGCTGGGGCTATGTAAACGGCGGGCGGAACTGGCTGCCCTGGAGGACCAAGCGGCGGTACATCGGGCCAATCTCGGCGTATACACGGTGGACCTCCTCAACCAGCTGATTTCGATCTCGACAGCCGCCACCATTATGACGTACGCCATGTACACCTTCAGCGGACCTCAAGGTCCCAGAGCCATGGTGACCGTTCCCTTTGTCGTGTACGGTCTCTTTCGCTATCTCTATTTGGTCAATCAGAAAAATGAAGGAGAGAATCCCGATCAGATTGTGGTGCGAGACCCCCCCTTTGTGATCAACGGCCTCCTGTGGGTGGGGGCGAGTTTTGCCGTCGTCTATTGGCCGTGGCTCTAA
- a CDS encoding 2Fe-2S iron-sulfur cluster-binding protein — protein MADGYRITVLGKGREFTCNHDQDVLAAAVAQGVRSIKRGCRGGGCGLCKVRVVEGSYELGKTSVAVLPRDERERGFVLTCKTTPKSDLVIRLTEDS, from the coding sequence ATGGCCGATGGGTACCGGATCACTGTCCTCGGGAAAGGACGGGAATTCACCTGCAATCACGATCAGGACGTTTTGGCTGCAGCTGTCGCCCAAGGCGTACGAAGCATCAAACGGGGATGTCGGGGCGGAGGATGCGGCTTGTGCAAGGTGCGGGTGGTGGAGGGTTCGTACGAGCTCGGCAAGACCTCCGTGGCGGTGCTCCCCCGGGATGAAAGGGAACGGGGGTTTGTTCTGACGTGCAAGACCACCCCCAAGTCGGATCTGGTCATCCGTTTGACAGAAGACTCATGA
- the leuB gene encoding 3-isopropylmalate dehydrogenase gives MSEKVYRLALLPGDGIGPEVVQAGRRLIEAVAGALGHEVIFEEHAIGGAAIEAFGEPLPEGTLKAAREADAVLLGAVGGPKWDRLGGNRRPEAGLLGIRKALGVYANLRPVRAYTPLLGSSPLRREKVEGVDLLIVRELTGGLYFGPKRREPIDGGTRVVDELVYTTPEIERIVRLAFDAARKAGKGLTSVDKANVLESSRHWREVVERVATDYPDVPFGHMLVDNCAMQLVRSPNQFGIIVTENMFGDILSDEAAVLTGSIGMLPSASLGDGPGLYEPVHGSAPDIAGQGLANPLGTLLSVGLMYRFSLNEPRAEEAIVRAVNRVLAEGYRTADLAGPGDRISRTEEITDAVLERLELE, from the coding sequence GTGTCTGAAAAGGTCTATCGCCTTGCCCTGCTGCCTGGAGACGGAATCGGACCCGAGGTGGTTCAGGCAGGGCGGCGGCTCATCGAAGCCGTCGCCGGGGCCTTGGGTCACGAGGTGATCTTTGAGGAACACGCCATCGGCGGGGCGGCCATTGAAGCCTTTGGAGAACCGCTGCCCGAGGGCACCTTGAAAGCCGCCCGGGAGGCCGACGCCGTGCTCCTCGGTGCTGTGGGAGGCCCCAAATGGGACCGGCTGGGGGGCAATCGCCGCCCCGAGGCGGGCCTGCTCGGGATTCGGAAAGCCCTTGGCGTTTATGCAAACCTGCGTCCGGTGCGGGCCTATACGCCCCTTCTCGGTTCCTCCCCTCTGCGCCGGGAAAAGGTGGAAGGGGTGGATCTCCTGATCGTCCGGGAGCTGACGGGCGGACTGTATTTTGGCCCGAAACGCCGGGAGCCCATCGACGGCGGCACGCGGGTGGTGGACGAGCTGGTGTACACCACGCCGGAAATCGAGCGTATCGTCCGCCTGGCCTTCGACGCCGCCCGGAAAGCGGGAAAAGGGCTGACTTCCGTGGACAAGGCCAATGTGCTCGAAAGCTCTCGCCACTGGCGGGAAGTGGTGGAGCGGGTGGCAACAGACTACCCCGATGTGCCCTTTGGCCACATGCTGGTGGATAACTGCGCCATGCAATTGGTTCGCAGTCCGAACCAGTTCGGGATCATTGTCACGGAAAACATGTTTGGCGATATTCTCAGCGATGAAGCGGCGGTGCTCACCGGCTCGATCGGGATGTTGCCCTCCGCCAGCCTCGGCGATGGGCCAGGACTGTACGAGCCTGTTCACGGTTCAGCGCCGGATATTGCTGGACAGGGCCTTGCGAACCCTTTGGGGACGCTCTTGTCTGTCGGGCTGATGTATCGTTTTAGCCTGAATGAACCCAGGGCGGAGGAGGCCATCGTCCGAGCGGTAAACCGTGTGCTGGCGGAAGGGTATCGCACGGCCGACTTGGCGGGCCCGGGGGACCGCATCAGCCGGACGGAGGAGATCACCGATGCCGTTCTCGAAAGGTTGGAACTCGAGTAA
- a CDS encoding IclR family transcriptional regulator produces the protein MIKSVDHVVNILNCFTPEKTELGISELTSQLNMNKSTVHHIVKSLCKQKVLVQTPGKKYRLGLKVLDWGRSVSPLPKLLQVASPVMESLVKTTGETVHLAVLEQTEVYYLAKLRSERAIRIETKIGGRMPAYCTGLGKVQLAFQPDRYVRQVVTQGLTPMTPNTISDPDRFYEEMRSIRRQGYAIDNEEYEVGLYCVAAPIRDAHDHVVAAVSLAGPEVRLRRETAGSLTRLVTKAAHQISEKISRLQ, from the coding sequence ATGATCAAGTCGGTCGATCATGTCGTTAACATTTTGAACTGTTTTACTCCCGAGAAAACAGAGTTGGGAATTTCCGAACTCACTTCGCAGCTGAATATGAACAAGAGCACGGTCCACCACATTGTCAAGTCTCTCTGCAAACAAAAGGTCTTGGTACAAACGCCGGGGAAGAAGTACCGTTTGGGCCTGAAGGTTCTGGACTGGGGCCGATCCGTTTCACCGTTGCCGAAACTCCTTCAAGTGGCTTCTCCTGTCATGGAGTCGTTGGTGAAAACCACCGGGGAGACCGTTCATTTGGCCGTTTTGGAACAGACGGAAGTTTACTATCTGGCCAAGCTGCGATCGGAACGGGCGATCCGCATCGAGACAAAGATCGGAGGTCGCATGCCCGCTTATTGTACGGGACTCGGCAAGGTTCAGCTTGCCTTTCAACCCGACCGGTACGTGCGGCAGGTCGTGACCCAAGGACTGACGCCGATGACCCCCAACACCATCAGCGACCCGGACCGATTTTATGAAGAGATGCGGTCGATCCGACGGCAGGGCTACGCCATTGACAATGAAGAGTACGAGGTGGGGTTGTATTGCGTGGCCGCGCCGATCCGGGACGCCCATGACCATGTCGTCGCAGCCGTCAGCCTGGCCGGTCCCGAAGTCCGGCTGCGCCGAGAGACCGCAGGTTCTCTTACACGCCTCGTCACAAAAGCCGCCCATCAAATATCGGAAAAAATCTCCAGATTGCAGTGA
- the ppx gene encoding exopolyphosphatase — MSHELGAVVDLGSNSVRLVIYRLGSQGTQQEIDNLKQTVRLSSHLGDDGRIAEAGIKAALRVLEQFCQLCRAYGVTHITGIATQAVRMAVNREEVLKRIYEATGIPFRVVSGEEEARYGYLAVVNSLALEEGVTVDIGGGSTEITVFRDRRLVRADSIPYGAVSLTREFLRSDLPSMKDMKNLDRVIQRELDRRPWLTGLGFPVIGMGGTARSLARIHQRRRHYPLLILHGYEMWPTEVTAILDMVRSMPIVKRRNITGLSADRADIITAGLAILDQILKRVGTSRFVISNKGLRDGVLMEHILHIRGQELLPDTLMYSIENIHDQFGLNRNHAFHVWKLADRLFTAMVNHGLVEASEEHRRWLQVAALLHDIGRAISIYNTSKHTFYLLLQIPLFGISHRDRVMAAAIAAFKSTKQIQTYLSMYQEFFDEEDIPTITQLGVILRLVRAFDRTETGVVTGLDLQPDGRAWKLIVKARQPLGIELDLALEWTKKCRKVFQREIRLEVDDLDHASRL; from the coding sequence ATGAGCCACGAACTCGGAGCCGTTGTCGACCTTGGATCCAACTCCGTCCGCTTGGTCATCTATCGACTTGGTTCACAGGGCACTCAACAAGAAATCGATAATCTTAAACAAACCGTTCGTCTCAGCAGCCACTTGGGGGACGATGGGCGAATCGCCGAAGCCGGGATCAAGGCGGCGCTTCGGGTATTGGAGCAATTCTGCCAGTTGTGCCGAGCGTATGGGGTAACCCACATCACGGGAATCGCCACCCAGGCCGTTCGCATGGCCGTAAACCGGGAGGAAGTGCTCAAGCGGATCTATGAAGCCACCGGGATCCCTTTCCGGGTGGTCAGCGGTGAGGAGGAAGCCCGGTACGGATACCTGGCGGTGGTGAATTCGCTGGCGCTGGAAGAAGGGGTCACCGTGGACATCGGCGGCGGCAGCACGGAGATCACCGTTTTTCGCGACCGCCGCCTGGTGCGGGCCGACTCCATTCCCTACGGCGCCGTCTCCTTGACCCGGGAGTTTCTCCGAAGTGATCTTCCGTCCATGAAGGACATGAAAAACTTGGATCGGGTCATTCAGAGAGAACTGGACCGCCGCCCGTGGCTCACGGGATTGGGATTCCCGGTGATCGGCATGGGGGGGACGGCGCGATCTTTGGCGCGCATTCATCAGCGCCGGCGGCATTATCCCCTGCTGATTCTCCACGGATACGAGATGTGGCCCACAGAGGTCACGGCGATCCTCGACATGGTTCGCTCCATGCCCATCGTCAAACGCAGGAACATCACTGGCCTGTCCGCCGACCGGGCGGACATTATCACGGCGGGGCTGGCAATATTGGATCAGATCCTGAAGCGAGTGGGCACGTCCCGGTTCGTCATCAGCAACAAAGGCTTGCGAGACGGGGTATTGATGGAACATATTCTGCACATTCGGGGACAGGAGTTGCTCCCGGACACCCTGATGTACAGCATTGAAAACATCCACGATCAGTTTGGCCTGAACCGGAACCATGCCTTTCACGTATGGAAACTGGCGGATCGATTGTTTACGGCCATGGTGAACCACGGCTTGGTGGAAGCGTCCGAAGAACATCGGCGCTGGCTTCAGGTGGCGGCGCTCCTCCACGACATCGGTCGAGCCATCAGTATCTATAATACGAGTAAACACACCTTTTACCTGCTCCTTCAGATTCCCCTTTTCGGGATCAGCCACCGGGACCGCGTCATGGCGGCGGCCATTGCAGCCTTCAAAAGCACCAAGCAGATTCAAACTTACCTTTCTATGTATCAGGAATTTTTCGACGAAGAGGATATCCCGACCATCACTCAGTTGGGAGTGATCCTGCGACTGGTCCGGGCCTTTGACCGCACGGAAACCGGTGTCGTCACCGGCCTCGACCTTCAACCCGATGGCCGGGCCTGGAAGCTGATTGTGAAGGCGAGGCAACCTTTGGGAATTGAGTTAGACCTGGCTTTGGAATGGACCAAGAAATGTCGAAAGGTTTTTCAGCGCGAGATACGGTTGGAGGTCGATGATCTTGACCACGCCTCAAGACTTTGA